The following proteins are co-located in the Polymorphospora rubra genome:
- the fdhD gene encoding formate dehydrogenase accessory sulfurtransferase FdhD, which produces MGRATDRRTVLRIDTAARPAARRRPDTLSAEEPLEIRVGRAGPGRRRPLAVTMRTPGDDLDLAMGFLLTEGLIGSTDDVVTAQLCAGTDTPNTYNVVDVVTADGLPEPRTDPSRNFYTTSSCGVCGKASIDAIRTRSRFAVDDDPLTVPAELLTALPDRLRAAQRAFDRTGGLHAAGLFTGDGELVVLREDVGRHNAVDKVVGWALREHRLPLRGHLLLVSGRASFELTQKAWMAGLPLLAAVSAPSTLAVDLAAEAGMTLVGFLRGTTMNVYTRPDRIIT; this is translated from the coding sequence ATGGGACGGGCGACTGATCGGCGTACGGTGCTGCGGATCGACACGGCGGCACGGCCGGCCGCCCGGCGCCGGCCGGACACGCTCAGTGCCGAGGAGCCGCTGGAGATCCGGGTCGGCCGCGCCGGACCCGGTCGGCGGCGGCCACTCGCCGTGACGATGCGTACGCCCGGCGACGATCTCGACCTGGCGATGGGCTTCCTGTTGACCGAGGGGCTGATCGGCAGCACCGACGACGTGGTGACGGCCCAACTGTGCGCCGGCACCGACACCCCGAACACCTACAACGTGGTCGACGTGGTGACCGCCGACGGACTGCCGGAACCGCGGACCGACCCGTCCCGCAACTTCTACACCACCAGTTCGTGCGGGGTGTGCGGCAAGGCGAGCATCGACGCGATCCGGACCCGCTCGCGGTTCGCCGTCGACGACGATCCGCTGACGGTGCCGGCGGAGCTGCTGACCGCGCTGCCGGACCGGTTGCGGGCGGCACAGCGGGCGTTCGACCGTACCGGGGGGTTGCACGCGGCCGGCCTGTTCACCGGGGACGGGGAACTCGTCGTGTTGCGCGAGGACGTCGGCCGCCACAACGCGGTCGACAAGGTCGTCGGCTGGGCGCTCCGGGAACATCGGCTGCCGCTGCGTGGGCACCTGCTGCTGGTGTCCGGGCGGGCCAGTTTCGAGCTGACCCAGAAGGCGTGGATGGCCGGGCTTCCGCTGCTGGCGGCGGTGTCGGCGCCGAGCACGCTCGCCGTCGACCTGGCGGCCGAGGCCGGGATGACGCTGGTCGGCTTCCTGCGCGGCACGACGATGAACGTCTACACCCGACCGGACCGGATCATTACCTGA
- a CDS encoding PadR family transcriptional regulator produces MATVSTLGYALLCVLHRGPLTGYDIVRRMRRPIGYYWTAQQSQIYPELARLSAAGLTEHETDSGPGPRQRKTHRLTAAGREALAEWLVRPAVVRPPRDETVLRTYALAMADPAAMREMYLAEAATYERQLADFTGQHAELAARGADDPGHPEFGAYATLEFALLRYPSRIQWCRWLADRLAQLASRNAPP; encoded by the coding sequence TTGGCCACCGTCAGCACGCTCGGCTACGCGCTGCTGTGCGTGCTCCACCGCGGGCCACTCACCGGCTACGACATCGTGCGACGGATGCGGCGACCGATCGGCTACTACTGGACCGCGCAGCAGAGCCAGATCTATCCCGAACTGGCCCGCCTGTCGGCGGCCGGCCTCACCGAGCACGAGACGGACAGCGGACCCGGCCCGCGACAGCGCAAGACCCACCGGCTGACCGCCGCGGGCCGGGAGGCGCTCGCCGAATGGCTGGTGCGGCCGGCCGTCGTACGACCGCCGCGCGACGAAACCGTGCTCAGGACGTACGCGCTGGCCATGGCCGATCCGGCCGCGATGCGGGAGATGTACCTCGCCGAGGCGGCGACGTACGAGCGTCAACTGGCCGACTTCACCGGGCAGCACGCCGAACTCGCCGCCCGGGGCGCCGACGACCCCGGGCACCCGGAGTTCGGCGCGTACGCCACCCTGGAGTTCGCCCTGCTGCGCTACCCGTCCCGCATCCAGTGGTGCCGATGGCTCGCCGACCGGCTGGCCCAGCTGGCCAGCCGGAACGCCCCTCCGTAG
- a CDS encoding T3SS (YopN, CesT) and YbjN peptide-binding chaperone 1 → MTEHILLDDPSTADLRAKVTQAWQDFAQALADSLRSLPAGAQIDLTLDPTASGTGDAVYSVSIRIDEQDRLGALAVGNAALPAGFRMDRTAVADLVALGWSPPGVIDGSGDSFGIQASRAEAGSLAVTVSRTLRDVYHAPHPAFLVYLVHDAEDEPIPADPLGTARHELRPEDHGFHLDNALADAPSTVPASEEQLDLAERVRTVVATLLKTPPEELQVDADGDIGIRAGSAMVFVRVRDNPPLVDVFSPVLTEVEPTEQLYVKLSELTNRMPIGRLYCVNDTVWASIPVFGRNFQATHLMLAVQVMMGLADELDDRLHGEFGGKRFFGDADKPAQRDAHRTGMYL, encoded by the coding sequence ATGACGGAGCACATTCTGCTCGACGATCCGAGCACCGCCGACCTGCGGGCCAAGGTGACGCAGGCGTGGCAGGACTTCGCGCAGGCGCTCGCCGACTCGTTGCGTTCGCTGCCGGCCGGTGCGCAGATCGATCTCACCCTCGACCCGACCGCGTCCGGCACCGGCGACGCCGTCTACTCGGTCAGCATCCGGATCGACGAGCAGGACCGGCTCGGCGCGCTCGCCGTCGGCAACGCCGCCCTGCCCGCCGGTTTCCGGATGGACCGGACCGCGGTCGCCGACCTGGTCGCGCTCGGCTGGTCGCCGCCCGGTGTGATCGACGGATCCGGTGACTCGTTCGGCATCCAGGCCAGCCGGGCCGAGGCCGGCAGCCTCGCGGTCACCGTCTCCCGCACTCTGCGTGACGTCTACCACGCGCCGCATCCGGCCTTCCTCGTCTATCTGGTGCACGATGCCGAAGACGAGCCGATTCCCGCCGACCCGCTGGGCACCGCCCGGCACGAGTTGCGGCCCGAGGACCACGGCTTCCACCTCGACAACGCCCTCGCCGACGCACCGAGCACGGTGCCGGCCAGCGAGGAGCAGCTCGATCTCGCCGAGCGGGTCCGCACCGTCGTCGCCACCCTGCTCAAGACGCCGCCGGAGGAGTTGCAGGTCGACGCCGACGGCGACATCGGCATCCGCGCGGGTTCGGCCATGGTCTTCGTACGCGTACGCGACAATCCGCCGCTCGTCGACGTCTTCTCTCCGGTGCTGACCGAGGTCGAGCCGACAGAGCAGCTCTACGTCAAGCTGTCCGAGCTGACCAATCGGATGCCCATCGGCCGGCTGTACTGCGTGAACGACACCGTCTGGGCGTCGATCCCGGTCTTCGGGCGCAACTTCCAGGCCACCCATCTGATGCTCGCGGTGCAGGTGATGATGGGGCTGGCCGACGAACTCGACGACCGGCTGCACGGCGAGTTCGGTGGGAAACGGTTCTTCGGCGACGCCGACAAGCCGGCCCAGCGCGACGCCCACCGTACCGGGATGTATCTGTGA
- a CDS encoding DUF6457 domain-containing protein, with amino-acid sequence MTTLDDWVVTACAELGLDPAEVDVPVVLDLARDVAHHVIRPGAPVTAYLLGLAVGRGADPARAAARLSALALEQAPTAR; translated from the coding sequence ATGACGACGCTGGACGACTGGGTGGTTACCGCCTGCGCCGAACTGGGACTCGATCCGGCCGAGGTCGACGTACCGGTGGTGTTGGACTTGGCCCGGGACGTCGCGCACCACGTGATCCGGCCCGGCGCCCCGGTGACCGCCTACCTGCTCGGGCTGGCGGTCGGTCGCGGTGCCGACCCGGCCCGGGCAGCGGCCCGGCTCAGCGCGCTGGCGTTGGAGCAGGCTCCAACCGCACGATGA
- a CDS encoding molybdenum cofactor guanylyltransferase encodes MLLAGGAARRMAGVDKPAVPVGGRPMRERVLAAVADAYPRIVVGPPDGLPAGVLTAREDPPGSGPVAALAAGLARLVTATPDPAAGTAPGEAEADRTGTSAQSVTADPSVTVTPGPTTLPGPDPRTATPIAHPAVAVARPESVVAPSAPHLTHAAPRPELVAVLAADLPFLTPEAVASLRRHCTRDGALFVDEDGRRQLLCGVWRVEALRAAAARLAETRGGTLAGASMRALLGGLDVTEVPWAGTGPPPWYDCDTVDDVRRAEEWTR; translated from the coding sequence GTGCTGCTCGCCGGCGGCGCTGCCCGCCGGATGGCCGGGGTCGACAAGCCGGCCGTACCGGTCGGTGGCCGGCCGATGCGGGAGCGGGTCCTCGCCGCCGTCGCCGACGCATACCCACGGATCGTCGTCGGCCCCCCGGACGGCCTGCCGGCCGGTGTGCTGACCGCCCGGGAGGATCCGCCCGGCTCCGGTCCGGTCGCCGCACTGGCCGCCGGCCTCGCCCGGCTCGTCACCGCCACGCCGGACCCGGCTGCGGGAACCGCGCCCGGTGAAGCAGAGGCCGACCGGACCGGCACATCCGCCCAGAGCGTCACGGCCGATCCGTCCGTCACGGTCACGCCCGGCCCGACCACCCTGCCCGGACCGGATCCACGGACGGCCACGCCGATCGCCCACCCGGCCGTCGCCGTCGCCCGGCCCGAGTCGGTCGTCGCCCCGTCGGCGCCACACCTCACCCACGCCGCACCCCGGCCGGAACTGGTCGCCGTGCTCGCCGCCGACCTGCCGTTCCTCACCCCGGAGGCGGTGGCGTCGCTGCGCCGGCACTGCACCCGCGACGGGGCGCTCTTCGTCGACGAGGACGGCCGCCGGCAACTGCTGTGCGGGGTGTGGCGGGTCGAGGCGTTGCGGGCCGCGGCCGCCCGGCTGGCCGAGACCCGGGGCGGGACGCTCGCCGGCGCCTCGATGCGCGCGCTGCTCGGCGGCCTCGACGTGACCGAAGTGCCGTGGGCCGGCACCGGACCGCCACCCTGGTACGACTGCGACACTGTCGACGACGTACGCCGGGCGGAGGAGTGGACGCGATGA
- a CDS encoding FdhF/YdeP family oxidoreductase → MAKKPPRDDAGDRDLRISPPKRSAAGLPGVTHALADGLAQMGVRRTALTLLRINQADGFDCPGCAWPEPAPAKRSHAEFCENGAKAVAEEATLRRIGPDFFAAHPISELAGKSDHWLGQQGRLTTPMVRRPGADHYTPISWNDAFTLTAAHLRAAEPDEALFYTSGRTSNEAAFLYQLLARAHGTNNMPDCSNMCHESSGVALTGTIGIGKGSVTLDDIHRAKLIVVVGQNPGTNHPRMLSALEHAKRTNGTKIIAVNPLPEAGLLRFRNPQRRDGVVGQGTALADEFLQIRVGGDLALFQAIGALLVEWDAVDPAFVAAHTNGHADYVDALRKLDWDDVIASTGLTRAEIETAARMFADSEATIVCWAMGLTQRRDSVGAIREIVNVQLLRGMLGKPGAGLCPVRGHSNVQGDRTMGIWHETPSWAGKLGELLAVDIPTRHGYDTVEAIRAMRDGRAKVFVAMGGNFAAASPDTDVTLAALRATPLTVHVSTKLNRSHVVPGQTSLILPCLGRTERDVQASGEQFVTVEDSMSAVHSSRGRLAPASDSLLSEISIVARLARALMPDSTIPWETYEADYRAIREVIAAVVPGFENFEARVSRPGGFTLPHPPRDRLAFNTPSGRAHFTVNELSVIRVPEGRLLLQTMRSHDQYNTTIYGLDDRYRGVKAGRRVVFVNPDDLAALGFADGELVDIVSEWSDGSERRAPAFRAVAYPSARGCAAAYFPEANVLVPLDSTAVGSNTPTSKQIIVRLEPAPTPAR, encoded by the coding sequence ATGGCGAAGAAGCCGCCGCGCGACGACGCCGGCGACCGTGACCTGCGGATCAGCCCACCGAAACGGTCGGCTGCCGGGCTTCCCGGTGTCACCCACGCGCTCGCCGACGGGCTCGCCCAGATGGGTGTACGGCGGACCGCGCTGACCCTGCTCAGGATCAACCAGGCCGACGGGTTCGACTGCCCCGGCTGCGCCTGGCCCGAACCGGCACCCGCCAAACGGTCCCACGCCGAGTTCTGCGAGAACGGCGCCAAGGCCGTCGCCGAGGAGGCGACCCTGCGCCGGATCGGCCCCGACTTCTTCGCCGCCCACCCGATCTCCGAACTCGCCGGGAAGTCCGACCACTGGCTCGGACAGCAGGGCCGGCTCACCACACCGATGGTCCGCCGCCCCGGCGCCGACCACTACACGCCGATCAGCTGGAACGACGCGTTCACGCTCACCGCCGCGCACCTGCGGGCCGCGGAGCCGGACGAGGCGCTGTTCTACACCTCCGGCCGTACGTCGAACGAGGCGGCGTTCCTCTACCAACTCCTCGCCCGCGCCCACGGCACCAACAACATGCCGGACTGCTCCAACATGTGCCACGAGTCGTCCGGCGTGGCCCTGACCGGCACGATCGGCATCGGCAAGGGCTCGGTCACCCTCGACGACATCCACCGCGCCAAGCTGATCGTCGTCGTCGGGCAGAACCCCGGCACCAACCACCCCCGGATGCTGTCCGCCCTCGAACACGCCAAGCGGACCAACGGGACGAAAATCATCGCCGTCAACCCGCTGCCCGAGGCCGGCCTCCTCCGCTTCCGCAACCCGCAGCGGCGCGACGGCGTCGTCGGGCAGGGCACCGCGCTCGCCGACGAGTTCCTGCAGATCCGGGTCGGCGGCGACCTCGCCCTCTTCCAGGCGATCGGGGCCCTGCTGGTCGAGTGGGACGCCGTCGACCCGGCGTTCGTCGCGGCCCACACCAACGGCCACGCCGACTACGTCGACGCGCTACGCAAACTCGACTGGGACGACGTGATCGCCTCGACCGGCCTGACCCGCGCCGAGATCGAGACCGCCGCCCGAATGTTCGCCGACTCCGAGGCGACGATCGTCTGCTGGGCGATGGGGCTCACCCAGCGCCGCGACTCGGTCGGCGCGATCCGCGAGATCGTCAACGTGCAACTGCTCCGCGGCATGCTCGGCAAGCCCGGCGCCGGCCTGTGCCCGGTCCGTGGCCACTCCAACGTCCAGGGCGACCGGACCATGGGCATCTGGCACGAGACGCCGTCGTGGGCCGGCAAACTCGGCGAGTTGCTCGCCGTCGACATTCCGACCCGGCACGGGTACGACACCGTCGAGGCGATCCGGGCGATGCGCGACGGCCGGGCGAAGGTGTTCGTGGCCATGGGTGGCAACTTCGCCGCCGCCTCCCCGGACACCGACGTGACGCTGGCCGCCCTGCGGGCCACCCCGTTGACCGTGCACGTGTCGACGAAGCTCAACCGCTCGCACGTCGTACCCGGGCAGACCTCGCTGATCCTGCCCTGTCTGGGCCGGACCGAGCGGGACGTGCAGGCGTCGGGTGAACAGTTCGTCACCGTCGAGGACTCGATGTCGGCGGTGCACTCGTCCCGGGGCCGGCTCGCCCCGGCCTCCGACTCGCTGCTGTCGGAGATCTCGATCGTGGCCCGGCTGGCCCGGGCACTGATGCCGGACTCGACCATCCCGTGGGAGACGTACGAGGCGGACTACCGGGCGATCCGGGAGGTCATCGCGGCCGTCGTACCCGGCTTCGAGAACTTCGAGGCCCGGGTGTCGCGGCCCGGCGGCTTCACCCTGCCGCACCCGCCCCGCGACCGACTGGCCTTCAACACCCCGTCCGGCCGGGCGCACTTCACCGTCAACGAACTGTCGGTGATCCGGGTGCCGGAAGGGCGGCTGCTGCTCCAGACGATGCGCAGCCACGACCAGTACAACACCACGATCTACGGGCTGGACGACCGCTACCGGGGCGTCAAGGCGGGCCGGCGGGTGGTGTTCGTCAACCCCGACGACCTGGCCGCACTGGGGTTCGCCGACGGCGAACTCGTCGACATCGTGTCGGAGTGGTCCGACGGCAGCGAGCGCCGGGCACCGGCGTTCCGGGCCGTGGCCTACCCGTCGGCGCGCGGCTGTGCCGCCGCCTACTTCCCCGAGGCGAACGTGCTGGTGCCGCTCGACTCGACGGCGGTCGGCTCGAACACCCCGACGTCGAAGCAGATCATCGTGCGGTTGGAGCCTGCTCCAACGCCAGCGCGCTGA
- a CDS encoding extracellular catalytic domain type 1 short-chain-length polyhydroxyalkanoate depolymerase gives MRRIARLIAYVSVLTAGAAGCGGPGDPTTAPTGAAAPATTATATRPGTPTTTPPPSPPAPAPGDHTLHLPWEGQTRDTLLHAPPGYRPGSATPLVVVLHGRPSNAAAVRETSRLDATADRHGFLVAYPNAPQRAWNGIGCCTDADDVGFLRHLVGELVSTWGVDPTRVYVTGFSAGANMAWKLAVEGSDIFAAVAPVSGGFTGGRAYDDKGYKPPRPVPVVTFVGTSDRSHASMIDGIGRWHDNLGCEPGRPTFVDAGRTVERTTARCADGSEIVHYVLTDMGHAWPGSPAYPPAAVDANEVIWDFFDRHRR, from the coding sequence ATGCGACGGATCGCGCGGCTCATCGCGTACGTGTCGGTGCTCACGGCCGGCGCGGCCGGCTGCGGTGGCCCGGGCGACCCGACCACCGCCCCGACGGGGGCCGCCGCGCCGGCCACCACCGCGACGGCGACCCGACCGGGTACGCCCACCACCACCCCACCGCCGTCACCGCCGGCACCGGCTCCCGGCGACCACACCCTCCACCTGCCCTGGGAGGGCCAGACCCGCGACACCCTCCTGCACGCCCCGCCGGGCTACCGCCCCGGCAGCGCCACCCCGCTCGTCGTGGTGCTGCACGGGCGGCCGAGCAACGCCGCCGCCGTACGGGAGACGAGCCGGCTGGACGCCACCGCCGACCGCCACGGGTTCCTGGTCGCCTACCCCAACGCGCCGCAGCGGGCCTGGAACGGCATCGGCTGCTGCACCGACGCCGACGACGTCGGGTTCCTCCGCCACCTGGTCGGCGAACTCGTTTCCACCTGGGGCGTCGACCCGACCCGGGTCTACGTCACCGGGTTCTCCGCCGGCGCCAACATGGCCTGGAAGCTGGCGGTGGAGGGCAGCGACATCTTCGCCGCAGTCGCACCGGTCAGCGGCGGCTTCACCGGCGGGCGGGCGTACGACGACAAGGGCTACAAGCCGCCCCGCCCGGTACCCGTGGTCACCTTCGTCGGCACGTCGGACCGGTCTCACGCCAGCATGATCGACGGCATCGGGCGGTGGCACGACAACCTCGGCTGCGAGCCGGGTCGCCCGACCTTCGTCGACGCCGGCCGTACCGTCGAGCGGACCACCGCGCGGTGCGCCGACGGCAGCGAGATCGTCCATTACGTGCTCACCGACATGGGGCACGCCTGGCCCGGGTCGCCCGCCTATCCGCCGGCCGCCGTCGACGCGAACGAGGTCATCTGGGACTTCTTCGACCGGCACCGCCGCTGA